Proteins encoded by one window of Paenibacillus urinalis:
- a CDS encoding response regulator transcription factor, translating to MFKMLIVDDEQIERSALRMIVDRNLPDVEVVGEAENGRAAIEMAQRLLPDLVTMDIKMPGTDGIEAVSVLYNLLPDTKVIMVSAFDEFEYARCVMKYGVKEYLLKPCKKDQIVSSIQAVVKDIEAERRKLSQMNALRHQAEQTQALLETDWVSSICQSRTLGAELIGWQQAAGILSESAGYACVLKIAVDQERSQAERIPIHQWVRNRTSIYEFCHAGPFIGQYLPLLLFPERMSKGSSLSVRSRAVHLMRSLLQEAQRMFPSSGMTAGIGTLKHSREGWMRSYQEAVLASGEPRAFCSCFYEDLPAGTEESNPYPLACEQQLLLMVDRGKVEEARGMFSQYMNELLELTRYQTARVQYDLNKLFAQMRSQAKEKGISLPKLGGFHDMNDIEDLRRYALFQLDLVLDAVDTWYTDEHRCGIEKAKSYIADHYSTELSLEEVADYAGLNPHYFSKIFHERCGITFIDYLTGIRIAKARELLGDPRHILKDISQRIGYRDPNYFSRVFKKMVGMSPSEYRSAALKEY from the coding sequence ATGTTCAAAATGCTTATTGTTGATGATGAACAGATAGAACGCAGTGCTCTCAGAATGATCGTGGACAGGAATCTGCCCGATGTCGAGGTCGTGGGCGAAGCGGAGAACGGAAGAGCGGCCATCGAAATGGCACAAAGGCTTCTGCCAGATCTGGTGACGATGGATATTAAAATGCCGGGTACTGACGGAATCGAAGCTGTATCGGTACTGTATAACCTTCTGCCTGACACGAAGGTGATTATGGTCTCGGCCTTTGATGAGTTCGAGTATGCACGTTGTGTGATGAAATATGGAGTAAAGGAGTATCTGCTGAAGCCCTGCAAGAAGGATCAAATTGTAAGCTCGATTCAAGCGGTGGTGAAGGATATTGAGGCTGAGAGACGTAAGCTTTCACAGATGAATGCGCTGAGGCATCAGGCGGAACAGACCCAGGCGCTGCTTGAAACAGACTGGGTGTCCTCCATCTGTCAATCACGCACGCTTGGAGCCGAGCTGATCGGTTGGCAGCAAGCAGCAGGCATACTTTCGGAATCAGCTGGATACGCGTGTGTATTGAAGATCGCTGTTGATCAGGAGAGGAGCCAGGCAGAGCGTATTCCAATCCATCAATGGGTACGTAACCGTACATCGATATATGAATTCTGTCATGCAGGACCTTTCATTGGACAGTATCTTCCGCTGCTGCTATTTCCGGAACGGATGAGTAAGGGAAGCAGTTTATCTGTGCGCTCAAGAGCTGTTCATCTCATGAGAAGCCTGCTGCAGGAAGCGCAGCGTATGTTTCCTTCCAGCGGGATGACCGCTGGAATTGGGACGCTGAAGCACAGCAGAGAAGGCTGGATGAGATCTTATCAAGAGGCGGTGCTCGCTTCTGGTGAACCCCGTGCCTTTTGCAGCTGTTTCTATGAGGATCTGCCCGCTGGGACGGAAGAATCCAACCCTTATCCACTTGCTTGTGAGCAGCAGCTGCTGCTTATGGTGGATCGCGGTAAGGTGGAGGAAGCAAGGGGCATGTTTTCCCAGTACATGAATGAGCTGCTTGAGTTGACAAGATATCAGACGGCAAGGGTTCAGTATGATCTGAACAAGCTATTTGCTCAAATGCGGAGCCAGGCGAAGGAGAAGGGGATATCTCTTCCTAAGCTTGGTGGTTTTCATGATATGAATGACATCGAGGATTTACGCCGGTATGCTCTATTTCAATTGGATCTTGTGCTGGATGCGGTGGACACATGGTATACGGATGAACACAGATGCGGTATCGAGAAAGCGAAGTCATATATAGCTGACCACTACAGCACGGAGCTGTCCCTTGAGGAAGTTGCTGATTATGCGGGGCTGAATCCTCATTATTTCAGTAAAATTTTTCATGAGAGATGCGGCATTACCTTTATTGATTATTTGACCGGAATCCGAATCGCCAAAGCTCGGGAGCTGCTTGGTGATCCCCGCCATATCTTGAAGGACATTAGCCAGAGGATCGGGTACAGGGACCCGAATTACTTCAGCCGTGTCTTCAAGAAGATGGTCGGCATGTCACCATCCGAATATCGAAGTGCTGCGCTTAAGGAATACTAA
- a CDS encoding DUF917 domain-containing protein encodes MTSINEMNRLTELTEEAIEYIAVGAAVLGTGGGGDPHIGKLMAIGAIKKYGPVKVISPDELGDDDLVVPFSMIGAPTVMNEKIPAQEQMSKPLDLIEKELGRKISAIMPIEVGGGNSLIPVIAAAERGIPVLDADAMGRAFPESQMVTFYLDGMDPSPITMADERGNAVLMHAIDGIWEERMARAVTIQMGGSASICDYPATGAQMKKSVIPHTLSLAYEIGKTLFESKEQKQHPIEALLKQLNGYALFHGKASDIRRRMEGGFTRGEATFEGTGEHKGRTMKLFFQNEFLLAKEGERSLAVTPDLISLLDQDTGMPITTENLKYGARITAVGFPCDPKWRTPKGLDTVGPKYFGYDVPFVPIEELAAKKGANQA; translated from the coding sequence ATGACAAGCATAAACGAAATGAATCGACTAACAGAGCTTACAGAAGAAGCGATTGAATATATTGCGGTAGGTGCGGCGGTCCTCGGTACAGGGGGCGGTGGCGATCCGCATATCGGCAAACTGATGGCTATAGGAGCCATAAAGAAATATGGGCCGGTAAAAGTAATCTCTCCCGATGAGCTCGGGGACGACGATCTTGTAGTACCGTTCTCCATGATAGGTGCACCAACGGTCATGAATGAGAAAATTCCGGCGCAGGAGCAGATGAGTAAGCCATTAGATCTGATCGAAAAAGAGCTCGGCAGAAAGATTTCCGCTATTATGCCGATTGAGGTTGGAGGAGGCAATTCACTTATTCCCGTCATTGCCGCAGCAGAGCGGGGCATCCCTGTGCTTGATGCGGATGCGATGGGGCGGGCTTTTCCTGAATCGCAAATGGTAACCTTCTATCTCGATGGCATGGACCCGAGTCCGATTACGATGGCGGATGAACGGGGAAATGCCGTGCTTATGCATGCGATTGATGGTATATGGGAGGAACGAATGGCGCGTGCAGTAACGATTCAAATGGGCGGGTCTGCCTCCATCTGTGATTATCCAGCTACCGGTGCGCAGATGAAGAAAAGTGTCATTCCACATACGTTATCCCTCGCATACGAGATCGGTAAAACGTTGTTTGAATCGAAGGAGCAGAAGCAGCACCCTATTGAAGCGCTGCTTAAGCAGCTGAATGGATATGCCTTGTTCCATGGCAAGGCGTCGGATATCCGCCGCCGGATGGAGGGCGGCTTCACACGTGGTGAAGCGACCTTTGAAGGTACAGGCGAGCATAAAGGCCGGACAATGAAGCTGTTTTTCCAAAATGAGTTCCTGCTGGCGAAGGAGGGAGAGCGTTCTCTTGCGGTGACACCCGATTTAATATCCCTATTGGATCAGGACACAGGCATGCCGATTACTACAGAGAACCTGAAATACGGTGCCCGGATTACAGCTGTCGGCTTCCCTTGTGATCCGAAGTGGCGAACACCGAAGGGGCTTGATACCGTTGGACCGAAGTATTTTGGCTATGACGTTCCTTTTGTGCCAATTGAAGAGCTGGCAGCGAAGAAAGGAGCGAATCAGGCATGA
- a CDS encoding ABC transporter substrate-binding protein, with product MKKSPVWLTLTLLGSLALSACSSGSTSAPAGGEATGGEGTAPPASTDSKQVEIFSWWTGAGEEAGLKALIQVFKDKQPSIEVINAAVAGGAGTNAKAVLASRMQGGDPPGTFQVHGGSELNSGWVAAGKMEPLNELYEAEGWNDKFPQDLIDLVSSDGSIWSVPVNIHRGNVLWYNKKVFDDNGLTVPTTFDEFFAAADALKGKGITPLALGDKEPWAATHLFETVLLGTLGADGYRQLWTGDISFDDPKVKEALETFKRMLTYVNEDHAARNWQDASQLVSSGEAAMNVMGDWAKGYFTGDLKLEVGVDFGYAPTPGTDGSFMVITDTFGLPTGVKDPESVKEFLKVLGSVEGQDAFNPEKGSIPARIDADVEKYDVYGKETIEDFKNSALTPSLAHGSAASEGFLTQANQVINIFVTGGDVEQAVQGLKSAASQGL from the coding sequence GTGAAGAAATCACCAGTATGGCTAACGCTGACACTACTAGGTTCACTGGCTTTATCCGCATGCAGTTCGGGTTCAACCTCGGCGCCTGCCGGGGGCGAAGCCACCGGAGGAGAAGGAACGGCACCGCCTGCTTCGACGGACAGTAAGCAGGTTGAAATATTCAGCTGGTGGACGGGTGCCGGAGAAGAAGCAGGCCTCAAAGCACTGATTCAGGTATTTAAGGATAAACAACCGAGCATTGAGGTTATTAATGCTGCTGTTGCCGGCGGGGCAGGAACGAATGCGAAGGCCGTGCTGGCCAGCCGGATGCAAGGGGGAGATCCTCCGGGGACATTTCAGGTTCACGGCGGTTCAGAGCTCAATTCGGGCTGGGTGGCGGCTGGCAAGATGGAGCCGCTGAATGAGCTGTATGAAGCGGAAGGGTGGAACGATAAGTTCCCTCAGGATTTGATCGATCTCGTCAGCAGTGACGGCAGCATCTGGTCTGTACCGGTTAATATCCATCGGGGCAATGTGCTGTGGTATAACAAGAAAGTGTTCGATGATAACGGACTTACAGTGCCGACAACGTTCGATGAGTTCTTTGCAGCAGCGGATGCATTGAAGGGAAAAGGCATTACACCGCTGGCACTTGGAGACAAGGAGCCTTGGGCGGCAACGCATTTATTTGAGACGGTGCTTCTCGGTACACTCGGTGCCGATGGTTACAGACAGCTGTGGACAGGAGACATCAGCTTTGACGATCCGAAGGTGAAGGAAGCACTCGAAACCTTCAAGAGAATGCTGACATATGTAAATGAAGACCACGCGGCTCGCAACTGGCAGGATGCTTCCCAGCTCGTATCGAGCGGAGAGGCAGCCATGAACGTGATGGGTGACTGGGCAAAGGGTTACTTCACGGGCGACCTGAAGCTTGAGGTGGGTGTTGATTTTGGATACGCGCCTACACCGGGTACAGACGGCAGCTTCATGGTGATCACGGATACGTTCGGATTACCAACCGGAGTGAAGGATCCCGAGTCGGTGAAGGAATTTCTGAAGGTGCTGGGCTCTGTGGAAGGACAGGATGCCTTTAATCCGGAGAAAGGATCCATTCCTGCCCGCATTGATGCGGATGTGGAGAAGTACGACGTGTACGGCAAGGAAACGATAGAGGATTTCAAGAACAGTGCGCTTACACCAAGTCTTGCGCACGGATCTGCCGCTTCTGAAGGATTCCTGACACAGGCGAATCAGGTCATCAATATTTTCGTTACCGGTGGAGATGTAGAGCAGGCAGTACAAGGGCTTAAGTCGGCAGCCTCCCAAGGATTGTAA
- a CDS encoding TetR/AcrR family transcriptional regulator, producing MTTRNKLRDTAIRLFGEKGYDGTALSEIAKAVGVKTPAIYAFYANKEDLFITAFKEAMQAYNQFIQELHTSKVRADAKTTLRNVLARQYEFYVESTETNLFVIRTLLFPPLFLKQEVEEAFADSDQLLAQVLESIMVQGMEENLIPDQKIQPLVDAFLTLMDGLAMQYFYYGSKEVFERKLEHAFDVFWRSAEYVTTT from the coding sequence TTGACGACCAGAAATAAGTTAAGAGATACCGCCATCAGGCTGTTCGGAGAGAAGGGCTACGACGGAACAGCACTATCCGAGATTGCAAAGGCAGTCGGAGTGAAAACACCGGCCATCTATGCTTTTTATGCCAATAAAGAGGATCTGTTCATCACTGCCTTTAAGGAGGCTATGCAGGCTTATAACCAGTTTATTCAGGAACTGCATACTTCGAAGGTACGGGCGGACGCCAAGACCACCCTTCGTAACGTACTTGCTAGACAGTATGAATTTTACGTAGAGAGCACGGAAACCAATCTATTCGTGATTCGGACACTCCTATTTCCTCCTTTATTTCTCAAACAGGAAGTGGAAGAGGCATTTGCGGACTCAGATCAGCTGCTAGCTCAGGTACTGGAGAGCATTATGGTACAGGGTATGGAGGAGAACCTCATTCCGGATCAGAAGATACAGCCGCTGGTGGATGCTTTCTTAACTTTAATGGACGGACTTGCTATGCAGTATTTCTATTACGGCTCCAAAGAAGTTTTTGAACGTAAACTGGAACATGCCTTTGACGTGTTCTGGAGAAGTGCAGAGTACGTGACGACAACTTAA
- a CDS encoding carbohydrate ABC transporter permease: protein MGTPSTLRKKRIPDTVWAILLLMPSLIAIGIFVYGFISWTGYVSLSNWNSLVKDLSFAGLKNFAFLFQDFRFQSDIRNTIMFTVFFIFACLAIGLLLAMLVNSKIKGEGFFRNIFIFPMAVSFIVTGVVWQWLLNPSSGINILLQNLGVSSPPKWYVSTEIISFFKMGQIEFGFPVALVAVIIAAVWQMAGYTMAMLLAGLRAIGEDLFEAARVDGATERKIFTSIILPLLKPVIVSAVIILGHISLKIFDLVYSMTGPGAMFVTDMPGVYMFETTFRGNFYGNGSAIAILLLLFVSFLIVPYLISSRKGD, encoded by the coding sequence ATGGGAACACCATCGACTCTTCGCAAAAAAAGAATACCTGATACCGTATGGGCGATCTTGCTGCTCATGCCCTCTCTGATTGCAATCGGCATCTTTGTATACGGTTTCATCAGCTGGACGGGATATGTATCACTTAGTAACTGGAACAGTCTTGTGAAGGATTTATCCTTTGCCGGACTCAAGAACTTCGCTTTTCTATTCCAGGATTTCCGGTTTCAATCCGATATCCGCAATACGATCATGTTTACTGTGTTCTTCATCTTCGCGTGCTTGGCGATCGGGCTGCTGCTCGCGATGCTGGTGAATTCGAAAATTAAAGGCGAAGGCTTTTTTCGCAACATTTTCATTTTTCCGATGGCCGTTTCCTTTATCGTAACCGGAGTGGTCTGGCAATGGCTGCTGAATCCTTCCTCGGGAATCAATATTTTGCTGCAAAATCTTGGTGTATCCAGTCCTCCCAAATGGTATGTCAGTACAGAGATTATATCTTTTTTCAAAATGGGGCAGATTGAATTCGGTTTCCCTGTGGCATTGGTTGCCGTCATTATTGCGGCTGTTTGGCAGATGGCGGGTTATACCATGGCGATGCTCCTCGCCGGTCTTCGGGCTATCGGGGAGGATTTATTCGAAGCTGCACGCGTGGATGGAGCTACAGAGCGCAAGATTTTTACCTCCATTATATTGCCGCTGTTGAAGCCTGTTATCGTTAGTGCTGTTATTATTCTTGGACATATTTCCTTGAAGATCTTTGACCTTGTCTATTCGATGACGGGCCCTGGAGCGATGTTTGTCACCGATATGCCAGGCGTGTATATGTTTGAAACGACATTCCGTGGCAACTTCTACGGAAATGGGTCTGCGATTGCCATTCTGCTGCTGCTGTTCGTCTCGTTCCTCATCGTACCTTACCTCATCTCCAGCCGAAAGGGGGATTAG
- a CDS encoding carbohydrate ABC transporter permease has translation MAQRRLSRFFVYALLAVFAVLFLVPVYVVLVTSFKSIDAITLNQMWSLPKRVDLSGYSQAFARLAPHLWNSMLLVIPATILSALLGSLNGYVFAKWRFKGSETIFTLILFGMFIPYQSILIPLIQFMQQIQLYNTLPGLILVHVIYGLPISTLIFRNFYVSIPNEIMESAQIDGTGFLGIYRYIILPLSVTSFVVVGIWQFTNIWNEFLFAVTLTTQSQQPIMVALQNLSGSQVVHWNVQMAGAVLAALPTLIVYILLGRYFIRGLLAGSVKG, from the coding sequence GTGGCACAGAGAAGACTTTCCCGCTTTTTCGTATATGCGCTGCTCGCTGTGTTTGCAGTTCTGTTTCTGGTTCCGGTCTATGTCGTACTTGTCACCAGCTTCAAATCCATTGATGCCATTACACTGAATCAAATGTGGTCCCTTCCCAAAAGAGTCGACTTGTCCGGCTACAGCCAAGCTTTTGCAAGACTGGCTCCGCATTTGTGGAACAGCATGCTGCTCGTCATTCCGGCAACGATATTGTCCGCTCTTCTTGGGTCGCTGAACGGTTATGTATTCGCCAAATGGCGGTTCAAAGGCTCGGAAACGATCTTTACGCTGATTCTGTTCGGCATGTTTATTCCTTACCAGAGCATACTGATTCCGCTCATTCAATTCATGCAGCAGATTCAGCTGTACAATACACTGCCGGGGCTCATTTTGGTGCATGTCATATATGGTCTGCCTATATCAACGCTCATCTTCCGCAACTTCTATGTGAGCATCCCGAATGAAATTATGGAATCGGCACAGATCGACGGGACGGGGTTCCTCGGTATTTACAGGTATATTATTCTTCCTCTGTCGGTGACGAGCTTTGTCGTCGTTGGCATCTGGCAGTTCACGAACATCTGGAATGAGTTCCTGTTTGCGGTCACACTGACGACGCAGAGCCAGCAGCCGATCATGGTGGCGCTGCAGAATTTGTCCGGCAGTCAGGTTGTCCATTGGAATGTGCAGATGGCAGGAGCGGTCCTTGCTGCATTACCTACACTGATTGTATATATACTGCTTGGAAGATATTTTATTAGAGGACTGCTCGCAGGTTCTGTTAAAGGATAG
- a CDS encoding sensor histidine kinase: MIHIKTKLMLFFTVLIVLLSALALYLYQNNSNSLTQYDQILKRFFLLNEINQRTVQVNGSIQTFVQSSASDPKLLESYERQAYELGYLNETLLAEMENDMNYVLLKNYSNMITSFLEQGRQTIDQAQGSDLAAYYERMTQTDRTAGFIQDTTLKLINSELSNYQTFYDMMNAKNEHLQKMAVYAFLAAALLCTLFTFWFSEGITNPIRRLSAAAKQISRGNLAVGDIKVNSRDELQFLAETFNGMCANIRQLVAEMKQQSELDALVKKMEIRSLQNQINPHFLFNTLNMVSKMAYVEGAEKTSDLVDSISTLLRYNLKKMHHDVVLRDEIAIVREYFYIQQMRFGGRIRFSETIDESCLSYVVPSLTIQPLIENSFVHGIESCEEGGELSLHIYRHGGLIMVEIRDNGAGMREEQISKLLGSSEPPPDEAAAGHSAGKKELYGSESPPSPPSSSGIGLTNVLKRLRLYYQREDIMEIESSPGQGTVIRLKLPCAKEEKSVYVQNAYC, encoded by the coding sequence ATGATCCACATCAAAACAAAGCTGATGCTGTTCTTCACCGTACTGATCGTCCTCTTATCTGCTCTCGCCTTGTATTTATATCAGAATAACAGCAATTCTCTTACACAATATGATCAAATACTTAAACGATTCTTTCTGCTTAACGAGATCAATCAGCGTACGGTGCAGGTTAACGGTTCAATCCAAACTTTTGTGCAAAGCTCAGCCTCTGACCCCAAGCTGCTCGAGAGTTATGAAAGACAGGCATATGAGCTTGGATACTTAAATGAAACACTGCTGGCGGAGATGGAGAACGACATGAATTATGTGCTCTTGAAGAATTACAGCAATATGATAACGAGCTTCTTGGAGCAAGGCAGACAGACCATCGATCAGGCTCAAGGGTCGGATCTGGCAGCTTACTATGAACGGATGACACAAACGGACCGGACTGCCGGGTTCATCCAGGACACGACGCTGAAGCTGATCAACAGCGAGCTGTCTAATTACCAGACTTTCTATGACATGATGAATGCGAAGAATGAGCATCTGCAAAAAATGGCCGTGTATGCTTTTTTGGCTGCCGCCCTATTATGCACCCTGTTTACATTCTGGTTCTCGGAAGGGATAACGAACCCCATACGCCGATTGTCTGCGGCTGCGAAGCAAATCTCACGCGGGAATCTGGCGGTCGGCGATATCAAGGTGAACAGCCGGGATGAACTGCAGTTTCTGGCGGAGACGTTTAATGGAATGTGCGCGAATATTCGTCAGCTTGTGGCAGAAATGAAGCAGCAATCAGAGCTTGATGCGCTCGTCAAAAAAATGGAGATCCGAAGCCTCCAAAATCAGATCAATCCGCATTTTTTGTTCAATACACTCAATATGGTGTCCAAAATGGCGTACGTGGAAGGGGCGGAGAAGACCAGCGATTTGGTGGACTCTATTTCGACACTGCTGAGGTATAACCTGAAGAAAATGCATCACGATGTGGTGCTGAGGGATGAGATTGCGATTGTGAGGGAGTACTTTTACATCCAACAAATGAGATTCGGCGGGCGAATTCGCTTCTCGGAGACGATTGATGAGTCCTGCCTAAGCTATGTGGTGCCCTCCTTGACCATCCAGCCGCTGATCGAAAACAGCTTTGTACATGGAATAGAGTCTTGTGAGGAAGGAGGAGAGCTGTCGCTGCATATTTATAGACACGGCGGCTTGATCATGGTCGAGATTCGGGATAACGGAGCCGGTATGAGAGAAGAACAGATATCGAAGCTGCTCGGCTCATCGGAGCCACCTCCGGATGAAGCAGCAGCAGGGCATAGCGCAGGAAAGAAAGAGCTGTATGGATCCGAGAGCCCGCCCTCACCGCCGTCATCTAGTGGTATTGGTCTTACGAATGTGCTGAAACGTCTGCGGCTATATTATCAGCGGGAAGACATCATGGAGATTGAATCCTCCCCGGGACAGGGGACGGTTATACGGTTAAAGCTGCCTTGCGCGAAGGAGGAGAAGTCCGTCTATGTTCAAAATGCTTATTGTTGA
- a CDS encoding sugar-binding protein yields the protein MFKPWLRPHYILIAMLLLLTVSISLTHFMKALHYESGMSSIPHSRNPEIHLVLISQELDNPYWRLIEHGARSAAEQNHATLEYIGPVEASVSEQIRLIEMAVAAKIDGILTQGLDDEQFAAIVDQAIEMGIPVITIDSDAPDSRRLAYVGTDNYAAGFMAGKALIQDTAGNANVGIVTGSFHAANLKERVRGFLDAVKREEGIRILDMKESNIDRIGSASAAYTMSREHEALDTFFGTSALDAMGIAQMLSDRSPDSQASEQKNIRVFGFDDLPETLELIDQGIVTASIVQKPYQMGAEGVELMLDYLGGKRIVSVYNTDARIIRKDDLLMYKGGNGGL from the coding sequence TTGTTCAAGCCTTGGCTGCGGCCGCATTATATTTTGATTGCCATGCTGCTTCTACTGACGGTGTCCATATCGTTGACTCATTTTATGAAAGCGCTTCATTATGAATCCGGCATGTCTTCCATTCCGCATTCCCGTAACCCTGAGATTCATCTGGTCCTCATATCACAGGAGCTTGATAATCCCTATTGGCGCCTGATTGAGCATGGCGCAAGAAGCGCAGCGGAGCAAAACCATGCCACGCTCGAATATATCGGTCCGGTGGAAGCCAGTGTCAGTGAGCAGATTCGGCTGATTGAAATGGCGGTAGCCGCAAAGATCGATGGTATTCTGACGCAAGGACTTGATGATGAGCAGTTCGCTGCAATTGTGGATCAAGCCATTGAGATGGGGATTCCTGTCATCACCATTGATTCCGATGCCCCCGATAGCCGACGTCTTGCGTATGTGGGAACCGACAATTACGCGGCAGGGTTTATGGCGGGAAAAGCGCTGATCCAGGATACTGCTGGCAATGCAAACGTAGGTATTGTAACCGGCAGCTTCCATGCGGCTAATCTGAAGGAGCGTGTGCGCGGCTTTCTGGATGCAGTGAAACGTGAGGAGGGCATTCGCATTCTTGATATGAAGGAGTCGAATATTGACCGAATCGGTTCCGCGTCCGCAGCTTATACGATGTCCAGAGAGCATGAAGCGCTCGATACTTTTTTCGGTACCAGTGCCCTGGATGCGATGGGGATCGCTCAGATGCTTAGTGACAGAAGTCCGGATTCCCAAGCCAGCGAGCAAAAGAATATTCGAGTATTCGGATTTGATGACCTTCCGGAAACGTTAGAGCTCATTGATCAGGGCATTGTTACGGCATCCATTGTACAGAAGCCGTATCAAATGGGAGCGGAGGGCGTGGAGCTGATGCTGGACTATCTTGGCGGCAAGCGAATTGTCAGTGTATATAACACGGATGCCCGCATTATTCGAAAGGACGATCTGCTGATGTACAAGGGAGGGAACGGAGGCTTATGA
- a CDS encoding cytosine permease produces the protein MNEANSVIENSNEAKVIEDFEREPVPQHLRKKWLTMAFVWIAIGIDLSAMFLGAELGAGMNLSSSLTATFIGSLILGLIGALCAYVGAKTGLSTAMISRFLFGNRGARIISVALGISSLGWFGVQTGFFASNMQTAFRELWGVDLSLGLLSFIGGMLMMSTAIWGYRAIEKLSVWSVPLLVIFIFIALYMAFHLNGTAAIWEPISTQPIPMGTAISLVIGIFMLGTVLSPDIARWARTPKHAIMAAFVGFFVGNSFMTIIAIFLSRVMDSSDLTGIFLTIGLGLPAIIVLTLAQWTTNTNNLYSASLGFSVVFSKVPKSVITIVAGLVATLLGVFGIYDSFLSFLTFITMLIAPIGGIYTAEYLLVDRSKFTFEGLDKNKNWIVRSLVVWAVSSLFAYMTTAAPDGLGLFQLTQVPALDGFLFAFVVQWLVAKVFSKKG, from the coding sequence ATGAATGAGGCGAACAGCGTAATTGAGAACAGCAACGAAGCGAAAGTAATTGAAGACTTTGAACGGGAGCCCGTACCGCAGCATCTGCGCAAGAAATGGCTGACCATGGCCTTCGTATGGATTGCCATCGGAATCGACCTGTCTGCAATGTTTCTTGGTGCTGAGCTAGGGGCAGGAATGAATTTGTCCAGCTCACTGACTGCAACCTTTATTGGTTCCTTGATTCTTGGTCTTATCGGCGCGTTATGTGCTTATGTAGGAGCAAAAACAGGACTCTCAACAGCAATGATAAGCCGGTTTCTTTTTGGAAACAGGGGAGCTCGGATCATATCCGTAGCCTTGGGGATATCCTCACTCGGCTGGTTTGGTGTTCAGACCGGGTTCTTCGCCAGCAACATGCAGACTGCCTTTCGTGAACTGTGGGGAGTGGATCTGTCGCTTGGCCTATTATCCTTTATCGGCGGCATGCTGATGATGTCTACGGCGATCTGGGGTTACCGTGCGATTGAGAAGCTCAGCGTATGGTCTGTGCCGCTGCTGGTGATTTTTATATTTATTGCTTTGTATATGGCTTTTCATTTAAACGGAACAGCTGCCATCTGGGAGCCAATCAGCACACAGCCGATACCCATGGGCACAGCGATCTCGCTCGTTATCGGTATTTTCATGCTGGGAACCGTGCTTTCACCGGATATTGCCCGCTGGGCAAGAACGCCGAAGCATGCCATTATGGCTGCATTTGTCGGTTTTTTTGTAGGGAACAGCTTTATGACGATTATTGCTATCTTCCTCTCCAGAGTTATGGATTCGAGCGATCTAACAGGCATATTCCTTACGATTGGTCTTGGACTTCCTGCCATCATTGTACTGACACTGGCACAGTGGACAACGAACACGAACAATCTGTATTCCGCTTCGCTTGGGTTCTCGGTCGTATTCTCCAAGGTGCCGAAATCAGTCATCACTATTGTGGCAGGTCTCGTTGCAACCTTGCTTGGGGTATTTGGAATATATGACAGCTTCCTCTCATTCCTGACCTTTATTACGATGCTGATTGCCCCGATCGGCGGTATTTACACAGCGGAGTATTTACTCGTGGACAGATCGAAGTTTACGTTTGAGGGTCTGGATAAGAACAAAAATTGGATAGTACGTTCACTCGTTGTATGGGCCGTATCCAGCTTATTCGCATACATGACAACGGCAGCGCCGGACGGGCTCGGTTTGTTCCAGCTTACGCAGGTTCCTGCGCTAGACGGCTTTCTGTTCGCTTTTGTAGTGCAGTGGCTGGTTGCCAAGGTATTCAGCAAGAAAGGATGA